One window of the Micropterus dolomieu isolate WLL.071019.BEF.003 ecotype Adirondacks linkage group LG08, ASM2129224v1, whole genome shotgun sequence genome contains the following:
- the fmodb gene encoding fibromodulin, which produces MRTVLLLLIMGVVDLSIGQHYSQFQWLSHLRGRRRNAGWWADDVDCPLECDCPSTYPTAMYCHSRNLQHVPYIPSHIKYVYLQHNQITGIQDGVFDNATNLVWVVLFHNQLNSDKIGKNVFSKLKNLERLFLDHNDLIRVPSNLPKSITDLRLGHNKISKILSSSFEGMANLITLQLQANVIEDVGGVFKGLKSLTMLDMRKNRLRKIPDNLPERMQQLYLEFNNIESVPTGFLTKYPKLQFVRLAHNKLTDKGLPSNVFNISTLVELDLSFNKLEKIPVVSRNLENLYLQANKIKEFSLGSFCSTTNMTNFSKLRMLRLDANEISAKAIPAEAAYCLRHVSFIDI; this is translated from the exons ATGCGGACAGTGTTGCTCCTCCTCATAATGGGAGTAGTGGATCTGAGCATCGGCCAGCATTACAGCCAGTTTCAGTGGCTGTCCCATCTGCGAGGGCGGCGGCGGAATGCCGGCTGGTGGGCCGATGACGTGGACTGCCCCCTGGAGTGCGATTGTCCCTCTACCTACCCCACAGCTATGTACTGTCACAGCCGCAACCTTCAGCATGTTCCCTACATCCCCTCACATATTAAGTACGTCTACCTGCAGCATAACCAGATCACAGGCATTCAGGATGGGGTGTTTGACAACGCCACTAACTTGGTCTGGGTTGTACTGTTTCACAACCAGCTCAACTCAGACAAGATCGGCAAGAACGTCTTCAGCAAGCTGAAGAACCTCGAGCGGCTCTTCTTGGATCACAATGACCTCATACGTGTGCCTTCCAACTTGCCCAAGTCTATCACGGACCTGCGACTCGGCCACAACAAGATCTCAAAAATCCTCTCCAGCTCATTTGAGGGGATGGCTAACCTCATCACCCTTCAGCTCCAGGCAAATGTCATAGAGGACGTTGGAGGTGTGTTCAAGGGACTGAAGTCTCTGACTATGCTGGATATGAGAAAAAACAGGCTGAGGAAAATCCCTGACAACCTCCCTGAGAGGATGCAGCAGCTCTACCTGGAGTTTAATAACATAGAGAGTGTGCCGACGGGCTTTCTTACCAAGTATCCCAAACTGCAGTTTGTCCGGTTGGCTCACAACAAGCTGACAGATAAAGGACTTCCATCCAATGTCTTCAATATCAGCACGCTGGTTGAGCTAGATCTTTCTTTTAATAAACTGGAGAAGATCCCTGTTGTCAGTAGGAACCTGGAGAACCTTTATTTACAAGCCAATAAGATCAAAG AGTTCTCCCTGGGCAGTTTCTGCAGTACAACCAATATGACAAACTTCTCCAAGCTGAGAATGCTGCGTTTGGATGCCAATGAGATCAGTGCCAAAGCCATACCTGCGGAAGCAGCCTACTGTTTGCGGCATGTTTCCTTCATTGATATATAG